From a single Drosophila sulfurigaster albostrigata strain 15112-1811.04 chromosome 3, ASM2355843v2, whole genome shotgun sequence genomic region:
- the LOC133843452 gene encoding uncharacterized protein LOC133843452 isoform X1 — MHSAGWICCVLSLVLASFEVTSIQFAIKDHKYAIMEKCHLRAVNRSIKLFDLRIKLLKLPITNVVVKWSLLKLSNGYLPFNHNYTLDGCKFLRHSNHLINNFIYGIFKDYTNLNHTCPYNHDVIVDSFPSRSSKDFDLMFLAKGDYAIDTAWYTDGILRADGRIKFTFA, encoded by the exons ATGCATTCAGCTGGATGGATCTGTTGTGTATTGTCGCTG GTGTTGGCCAGCTTCGAGGTTACCAGCATTCAATTCGCAATCAAGGatcataaatatgcaataatgGAAAAGTGTCATCTGAGGGCCGTGAATCGCAGCATCAAATTATTCGACTTGCGCATCAAACTGCTGAAATTACCCATAACAAATGTCGTG gTGAAGTGGTCTTTGCTTAAGCTGAGCAACGGATATTTGCCCTTCAATCACAACTACACGCTGGATGGCTGTAAATTTTTAAGGCACAGCAATCATCTGatcaataatttcatatatgGCATATTTAAGGATTATACAAACCTTAATCATACTTGTCCTTACAAT CATGATGTCATCGTAGACAGTTTTCCATCACGTTCCTCTAAAGATTTTGACCTCATGTTCCTTGCAAAGGGAGATTATGCCATTGATACTGCTTGGTATACGGATGGCATATTGCGGGCTGACGGTAGAATAAAGTTTACATTTGCCTAA
- the LOC133843452 gene encoding uncharacterized protein LOC133843452 isoform X2, whose translation MPEVLASFEVTSIQFAIKDHKYAIMEKCHLRAVNRSIKLFDLRIKLLKLPITNVVVKWSLLKLSNGYLPFNHNYTLDGCKFLRHSNHLINNFIYGIFKDYTNLNHTCPYNHDVIVDSFPSRSSKDFDLMFLAKGDYAIDTAWYTDGILRADGRIKFTFA comes from the exons ATGCCGGAG GTGTTGGCCAGCTTCGAGGTTACCAGCATTCAATTCGCAATCAAGGatcataaatatgcaataatgGAAAAGTGTCATCTGAGGGCCGTGAATCGCAGCATCAAATTATTCGACTTGCGCATCAAACTGCTGAAATTACCCATAACAAATGTCGTG gTGAAGTGGTCTTTGCTTAAGCTGAGCAACGGATATTTGCCCTTCAATCACAACTACACGCTGGATGGCTGTAAATTTTTAAGGCACAGCAATCATCTGatcaataatttcatatatgGCATATTTAAGGATTATACAAACCTTAATCATACTTGTCCTTACAAT CATGATGTCATCGTAGACAGTTTTCCATCACGTTCCTCTAAAGATTTTGACCTCATGTTCCTTGCAAAGGGAGATTATGCCATTGATACTGCTTGGTATACGGATGGCATATTGCGGGCTGACGGTAGAATAAAGTTTACATTTGCCTAA
- the LOC133843448 gene encoding beta-galactoside alpha-2,6-sialyltransferase 1: MLQTAKRGNRATLPAAATLISTLILAALIIQTQEQHQQATSPPPPQPQPNAANKAQPVHEPNVEAHRAVVNNASVETRSANDTVQRLPRSVFHVRWNPNEKFIVESRESPAINSSKLAPPPRLKVSKNTKLTLSPKLYLCHDKYAEQCHNKTAAFRQRIVQVFERSMKENLNESNHYNVDYKPVFGDSFEEQYYPSTCLVMEAGVRVLRRKDEPFNKLPFGRLFPRQKLFRDAKNIKSCAIVSSAGSLAGSKLGRFIDTHDIVMRFNHAPTRGHEVDVGSKTTIRVVNSQVVTKPEFDFAHAPIFRNVTIAAWDPGRYNGTLEDWLTSADYDLFTNYEIYRRRYPKSRAFLIDPHSVWRLWQSLQMFAGNRVIRRNPPSSGFIGLALLLPHCPQVDFVEYVPSTRLNGRCHYYSKEMNSACTFGSWHPLAAEKLMALDMNVADDMSVFQFGILRIRRPDKLLCGFNFFGY; this comes from the exons atgttgcaaacaGCAAAGCGGGGCAACCGGGCAACGCTGCCGGCGGCAGCAACGTTAATCAGCACTCTTATTCTCGCtgcattaataattcaaacgcaagaacaacatcaacaagcaacgtcgccgccgccgcctcagCCACAACCGAATGCGGCGAATAAAGCTCAGCCAGTTCACGAACCCAATGTTGAGGCGCACCGCGCTGTGGTGAATAACGCTTCAGTCGAGACGCGCAGTG CAAATGATACAGTGCAACGATTGCCTCGCAGCGTTTTCCATGTACGTTGGAATCCCAATGAGAAGTTCATTGTGGAGAGCCGAGAGAGTCCGGCGATTAACTCCTCGAAACTGGCGCCACCTCCACGCCTAAAGGTGTCGAAGAACACGAAGTTAACGCTTAGTCCAAAGCTGTATCTATGTCACGACAAGTATGCGGAGCAGTGTCACAATAAAACAGCTGCTTTCAGGCAGCGCATTGTGCAGGTCTTTGAGCGTTCGATGAAGGAGAATCTCAACGAATCCAATCATTACAATGTGGACTATAAGCCAGTGTTTGGCGACAGCTTTGAGGAGCAGTATTATCCCTCCACGTGTTTAGTTATGGAGGCGGGAGTGCGTGTGCTACGACGCAAGGATGAGCCCTTTAATAAGCTGCCCTTTGGTCGCCTGTTTCCGCGTCAGAAACTCTTTCGCGATGCCAAGAACATCAAGAGCTGTGCAATTGTGTCAAGTGCTGGCTCACTGGCCGGCTCTAAGCTGGGGCGATTCATAG ATACGCACGACATCGTGATGAGATTCAATCACGCGCCAACCCGAGGACACGAGGTGGATGTTGGCAGCAAAACCACAATACGTGTTGTGAATTCCCAA GTGGTTACCAAGCCCGAGTTTGACTTTGCGCATGCGCCCATCTTTCGCAACGTGACCATCGCCGCCTGGGATCCCGGTCGCTACAATGGCACCCTCGAGGATTGGCTGACGAGTGCCGACTACGATCTGTTCACCAACTATGAGATCTATCGCCGTCGGTATCCCAAATCACGCGCCTTCCTCATCGATCCGCATTCGGTGTGGCGCCTCTGGCAGAGTCTGCAAATGTTTGCCGGCAATCGCGTCATTCGTCGTAATCCGCCCAGTTCCGGGTTCATAG GCttggcgctgctgttgcctcatTGCCCCCAGGTGGACTTTGTCGAATATGTGCCCTCGACGCGACTCAACGGACGTTGTCACTACTACAGCAAAGAG ATGAACTCCGCCTGTACTTTTGGCTCGTGGCATCCCTTAGCAGCCGAGAAACTGATGGCGCTGGACATGAATGTGGCTGATGATATGTCCGTCTTCCAGTTTggcatattacgtatacgtcgaCCGGACAAGCTGCTCTGTGGCTTCAACTTTTTCGGCTACTGA